GTTTGCAGGCTGAACCTGTGAAGGAATACTCGGAGGTTCTGCCTCCTTTGCCTTAGTTACAGGCTTTTCCATAAACCAAGCATATCCATCCACCACGCTCACGGCAGATGGCCCTAAAGCTGCCTTAGTTGCGATTTGTTCCAAAACTTCTGATAGTTCCGTACATACCCCACCGCCGCTGTCTTGAATGGCCTTCAACGTATCATCATCATAAGCTGGTGTCACTGCTCCTAAATGCACCATCCACAATGGCGCACTCAGAGGCGGTACATCCAATTTAGTGTCATCAGAAAATTCATAATTTCCCTCATCAGTCAACAATAAAATGCCGTCGTAAGATGTATTGCCTCGCAATTGCACAAACTGTCGCAGCATCTGTTTGTGTTGCAGCATTCCATAAAACGTCATCTTTGCCGAATCGAATTTACTGATATCGTCGATGCGCTTGGGCTTCATACCTGCGGGGGCAGTAACATACAAATCGGCATCATTGTTAGCTAATTGGCTATCAGCAAAACCGTGTATTTTCAACCAGCTGAATGTTTCGGCTAACTCGGTGCTGTAGTGATTCATGCTGCGCGAACTATCTAGAATTACTGCAAATTTCTTACCCTGCGGTAACAAGTAATCTTGTTTAGATAGCGGCTTAGCTGAAATCTGGTAGCCATTTGGTAAATTAACCTGATGTAATGTAGGCTGATACTGCCCAGTTGCAGGCAAAAATGATGGCAACCAATCTTCTTGGGCACTTTCTACAACTTGCCCGTTGTAGATGCGCTTGGTGTCTTTATTCCAAAAGATGTTGCGCTTTTCAGCTAACTCCGGCATTGCCCAGCCAGACTGTTTTTGCATAACCTTATAAGTCAGCCAAAGGTGCATTTCGCTAGGTCTTTCAGGTGAACCTTGCTGTCCTGGGGCTAATTTCGCAGGAATAGGAAATGCTCTCAAACGATACTGGCGCGGGCCAACTTGTTCGAGCAGTGCTGGATCGACTTGCCGCCTGACTTCTTGAGTGTAAATTTTTTGGGCGGCACCGCGCGGGGAAACTATAAACGGGAAGCGATTGGCCCGGTTCTCGGTGTCCCCCAGCCACACCCCTGTAATAACCGCGCTTTCTGGCAAGGAAAAGTAGTAGAGTACCTCCTCAAGCTGGGCGGTTTGGTTCTTATAAACTTCGTAGAGTTCCACATTCGCCCAATCTCCCTGCGGCTCTACGGTGACTTGTTGTTGAGCTAGCCACACATTTTTTTGATCGATATCCAGCAGCCCTGCTTGAGCTTCGCCCGGATTAAACCTAGATTGTAAGGCGTTTAGAATTGTGGGTTGTTCTGCTTTTTGGATGGGTTGATCGAAAAACTCGGCGTAGAGCTTTTCTGCTTTTTGACTATCTGAACGCGAGCCTTCGTACCAAAACTGCAAGGATATCGGCCACATCAGGCGATTGTAGTTACCCTGGACGCGCTTGAGAGGATCTGGCAAGTTAACGGCGTACTCATGGAGGAAGCGTCGCTGGTTAAGCTCTTCTGTGGTGCCGATATAGCGATAGGGAGACAAGTAGGCGTTAAGTAGTCCAGTGCGAATTATGTCGGACTTAGCTAAGAGTTCCTGCCTAGCGCTGTCAGTTTGTGGCGGGTTCTCTAGTAGATTAAATGCCTTAATTTGGGGTTGTTCGCTCAATAAAGTTGAGCTGCACAGGATCGCCCAGGCAGCCACGACTGTTACAGAGCCGACAATAGTGCGATTTTTCCCATACTGGGCGGAAAAAGCGCGTAAAATTCGGTATCCGGATTGAATATAGTAGCTTGCCAGTATCGAGGGTAGGAAAACGAATAGGATACAGCTAAACACAAACAGCAGATAGGCTACTGGTTGCCACAAACTGTTGCTCCACATTTCCCACAATCCCCCTCTCCACAAATATGGGAGGGACGAGAACCCTAAAAAGGCGGCTGTCGGTACGGCATAAAACAGCGCCACCCCCACAAATATGCCGATCCCCGGCATGAGGCTGTGAACGAGCATTTGCAACCAGGCGATCGCTCTATGACGTTCAGCGTATCCGTACAGCACTTCTAGGTAAAATGCCACGATACAAACAACGAACGTGCCCAGTATCAGCAGGAAGTTAGCGTGAGTGAATTCTGAGAGTTGGAAACCGACTAAATACGGCAGATACAAGCGTAACAGGCACAGGACAAACAGGGGTGCTTCTACGCCATAAAACAGGCGAATCAGCTGTAGGGGTTGCTTGCGTAGACGCCGCAATCCAATCACCGTACACATTGTTGATATCGCAATCAGACTTATAAGGGTGGTGAGCAATTGGCGCTCTATTTCTCGACCAGCCAAAGTAGCGCCGATCAAGTACGCCCCGTCCTTTGACCCTATCCCCACCCAAGCAACCAGCAAAAATGTAATATTGGCAATCCAAAAGATGGCGTGGAATATTTTATTTAGCAGTGTTTTCATGGCAGAACTCCATTTACCCTATTTCAGGGCTTTGCATAAAAAAGAGATGAATGGGAGACAAATCCGAGAATTGATATCTCTAGCGATCCTTGGGGTTATGCAGTTCCAGTTCAGGTAATAAAGGCGAGTTAATCCCCATTTGCTGTAGAGTTTCTCTGTGCGGACGAGCAGTTATGCTGCTCGATCCCCAGGCTCCTAGAATTGCCAACGTCTACCGATCTCTCAAGCGCAAAACTAGAATCTTTGGTTAATAGAACCGAATTTGTTACAAAAATTTATATTTTTATTTTCTTTGGGGTAGTGCAAAATAAAACGCGATCGCCCTATGGAAAGAAGATGCGATCGCGCTTGCTCACAAACGACATTAAAAATTTTCAGCTCTAGTTTCTAACGCAGGCTAAGGCGTCGTTTACGCATAGCAAACAGAAACATCGCGCCCGCAACTAAACCCCCAATAATTTCAGGTTCGGGTATCGGTTCAGGCATAGCAGCGTTCAAAGGATTGTTAGGCTGACTTAACTGCTCTTTCCCGTTTTCCACCTTCCGCTCAAAACGGTCTTTATCAGCTTCAGCTTGTTTGAGTGCTTTCCGTTGTTCATCGTTGACTAGGACGATCATCGAAGAATAAGGAGTAACAATCTTGAAAGTTTTAGCGATCGCATGAATAGCATCAAGTTGAGCTAATTGATCTTTACCTATCTCCTTACTCAACCCAATAACCATTTGCCTGGCTGCTAAAACATCAAAGCCATCTTCAGATTTTGGATTTTGGATTTTGGGTTTTGGGTTGCTATTGTTGCCTGGTTCAGCTTCATTTGTTTTGCTTGCAGGCTTTTCCATAAACCAAGCATATCCATCCACCACACTTACCGCAGATGACCCCAAAGCTGCCTTAGTTGCGATTCGCTCCAAGACCTCTGACAGTTCCATACATACCCCGCCACCACTGTCTTGAATCGCCTTCAAGGTATCATCATCATAAGCAGGCGACACCGCCCCCAAATGCACCATCCACAACGGCGCACTCAGAGGCGGCACATCCAATTTACTGTCATCTGATAACTCATAACTGCCCTCATCAGTTACTAATAAAATACCGTCGTAAGATGTATCGCCGCGCAACTGCACAAACTGACGCAGCATTTGTTTGTGTGACAACGTACCGTAAAACGTCATCTTCGCTGCATCGAATTTACTTATGTCATCAATGCGTTTGGGTTGCATACCTGAAGGAGCAGTAACGTATAAATCTGCATCGTTATTAGCAACGCTACTGTCCGCAAAGCCTTGTTTGTTCAACCAAGTTAATGTTTCGCTTACCTCTTTAGCGCGATCGCTCATGCTGCGCGAAGTATCTAAAATTAGCGCAAATCTCTTGCCTTGTGGTAGCGAATAATCTTGTTTGGATAGCGGCTTGGCTGAAATCTGATAGCCATCTGCCAAATTAACCTGATGTAACTTAGGTTGATACTGTCCAGTTGCAGGCAAAAATGATGGCAACCAATCTTCTTGAGAACTTGCTACAGCTTTCCCGTTGTAGATGCGCTTGGTGTCTTTATTCCAAAAAATGTTACGTTTTTCACCTAACTCTGGAATTGCCCAACCAGACTGTTTTTGCATAACTTTGTAAGTCAGCCAAAGATGCATTTCGCTTGGTCGCTGACCCCAAGGTTGCTGTCCTGGGGGTAATTTGGCGGGAACCGGAAATGCTCTTAAACGATACTGACGCGGCCCAACTTGTTCGAGCAGTGCTGGATCTACGGGGCGGTAGCGATTAACTTGTTGGTTATAAACTTTCTGCGCTGCACCGCGCGGCGAAACTGTAAAGGAGAAGCGATTGGCTCGGTTTTTGGTATCGCCTAGCCACACTCCTGTAAGCGCGGCGCTTTCTGGCAAGGAAAAGTAATAAAGTACCTCCTCAACATCATAAGTTTGGTTCTTATAAACTTCGTAGAGTTCGACATTTGCCCAATCTCCCTGCGGCTCGACGGTGACTTGTTGTTGAGCTAGCCACACCTTTTTTTGGCCAATATTTAGCAGTCCTGCTTTAGCTTCGTCTTCATTTACTGTAGATTGCAAGGCGTGTATAATTGCGCTTTTTTCGGCTTTTTGAATAGGCGCATCAAAAAACTCGGCGTAGAGTTTTTCTGCTTTTTCAATATCTGAACGCGAGCCGTTGTACAAAAACGGCGACATCAATTGGTTGTAGCTATTTTGTAGGAATTGGCAGAACTGGTCTGGTAGGCTAAAAACGCTCTGATACATGACCTTGATATGGTCATTTTCTTCGATGCTGCTGAGATATCTATAGGAAGACAAATAGGCGTTAATAAGTCCCGGACGGATAGAATCTGATTTTGCTATAAGAGTTTGCTTTGCACTATCTGTTTGTGCTGGGTTTTCTAGCAGTTGAAATGCTTTTACCTGTGGCTGTTGCTGGAATGATATAAACAGGATGGCGATCGCGCTCACAGAGGCAAGTGCTACCTGAAGTGCGCGTTTTTGACCGTACTGAGCGCCAAATGTGCTTAACAGGCGATACCCAGATACTATGTAAGATCTTGCCAGCATCCAAGGCATAGCAAGGAAGAGGGTAGAACTAAGCCCAAACAGGACAAAGGAAAGTAGGAAATAAAAGGTGTACCAGATAGCAATAAATGGCTGTTCAATCAAAGCCCGCAAAAATAGCCCCACATAATTTCCGGAGTTGATGACTACAACGGCGGCGGCGGGGACGGCATAAAACAGCAGCAGCACTCCTACATACACGCCAAATAAGAGCATCAAGCTGTGAGCGATCGCTTGCATATATGCTAAGGAGCGATTGCGTTCTGCGTAGCCATACAGCAGTTCTACAAGAAATGCCAGAATACACGCGATCGCTGCACCTAGAATTAGAGTGCTAGCGGGGGTAAGTTCTCGCAATACGAATAAGCGCAGCAAGCACAGCAGAAACAAAGGTGCTTCCACGCCATAAAATAGACGCATTAGCTCGAGGGGTTGCTTGCGAAAACGCCACGCTCCCAAAAGCGTACAGGCTGTTGGCACTCCAATCAGACTTACAAAAGTGATGAGGAATTCGCTGGGGATCGCGCCTGCAAAGGTAGCTTGCAGCAATGAAGACCCAATCAAGGGTAGTATTATCGCATAGACAATTATTAGAAAGGTGGCATTCCACAGCCAAAAGATTGTGTGGAATAGAATATTGAGCATTTTTTTCATAGCTGAACTGCCCCGACTAGGACGCTGCTCCAATTGCAAACATTTACTTATATCTCAAGCCGAAGGGTAGGCTTTTTGGTAATAGGCTGAAAATTTTTACAAAGCTTTATATTTTTTGGCTTACTTCTGTCCTGAAGAGTGCCAAAGAAACGCGATGCCTAACTGTTCCGCGCAATCGCGGCTTGTGCCCAAGAAGAGAAGGACTACCCCTCTATATACCAGCAACCGGAGGTAGTCGCTAGCGATTTAGTTGAAGCAGCAACCAATATTATCCAGGCTTCTGAATAGCTAGGACATTATCCCAAATAAAAAGCCCTCTAGCTTCCAGCGAGGGCATCCTTTCCAAGATGGGTGTGTGTGTGAGGAGCAAAGCTTTATTTGCTCTTGCATTAAGCTTAAAACGGCAATATGACGGGTGGGTGGCAGTCTTGTAACAATGCTGCGATCGCGTCTCATATCCAAGCGTTGCACAATATAAGTATGCAGTAAGACGGGAGTTTAGGCTAGCTGCGCTTTAGGGGCAGTTATATAGTTTGCTCTGTGCCAAGCTGGATGAATCCCGCATCGGGCGTTGAAATTAAACTCCAGAACCACTACTTCTAGCTTTAATTCAGCAGACGCCAGATATATTACTTTCCTTCTTTTTCTTTTCAATCTGTATATAGGGCAATAAAAAAGAGACGCGATCGCGTCTCTTCAAATTCATCAATTAACCGATATCAACCTACAACTTGGTGCCGCATTCTGGACAGAAATTGTTGTTAGTCACGTTCTTAGCACCGCAGCTGGTACAGTAAACCAACTCTGTAACTTCCAACTTGCTACGCTGTGGCAAACCGATCATTTGAGAGTTATTCTTACCGGGAGCTACCATCGGGTAACAGTTTTCGTTTCTAGCAACCTTAACGTCCATCAACACTGGGCCGTTGTGAGCTAGCATTTCGGCAACAGCATCCTTCAATTGATCCCGATGGTGAACCACCATCCCCTTAAGGCCAAAAGCCTGCGCCAGTAACTCAAAGTCTGGCATCCCGACTTCCATACTAGAGGACGAGTAACGTTCGCCGTGGAAAGCTTCTTGCCACTGGCGCACCATCCCCTGCCAGCCGTTATTGATAATCACCGTCTTGACGTTGATCCCGTGCTGCGCCAGGGTTCCCAGTTCTTGCAAGTTCATCTGGAAACTGGCATCGCCGCTGATACAGATAACTTCTTCATCGGGTAGTGCCATCTTAGCGCCCATCGCTGCTGGCAAACCGAAGCCCATTGTCCCCAAACCAGCACTGGAAATCCACCGCCGGGGGCCATTTTTTAGGAATTGAGCCGACCACATTTGGTGTTGGCCAACATCAGTAGTGTAGTAGGCTTGCGGCGCTTGGCGGCTCAATTCTACTATCACTTCTTGCGGTGACAGAACATCGGGATACTGGGGAACAACTAGGGGATAGTCTTCGCGCCAACGGTTAATCCGTGCCAGCCACGCTTGCGTCTGGGTGCCATTATCGGCAGCATCCAATTCTTCGCATCGACGCAGCACATCGATTAACACCTGCCGCACGTCGCCCACAATCGGTACTTCAGGAGCGCGATTTTTTCCGACTTCTGCGGGGTCAATATCAATATGAATGACCTTGGCGCGGGAGGCAAATTCATCAAGTTTGCCCGTCACTCGGTCGTCAAAACGAGCGCCGACTGCAATCAACAAATCGCACTCTGTTACGGCAAAGTTTGCATAAGCGGTACCGTGCATTCCCAGCATTCCGAGTGCTAGGGTATGGTTCTCGTCAAAGGAACCTTTGCCCATCAAGGTTGTGGTGACAGGTATGTTGAAGCGTTCTGCCAGTTGTTTAATTTCTGCATGGGAACCGGAGGCGATCGCTCCCCCTCCAACATACAGCAATGGCTGTTTTGCCCCACGAATTAATTTCACCGCCTGGTTAATTTGGCGGGGATTTCCCTTCACCGTCGGGCGGTATCCTGGCAACTTGACACTACCAGGCTCTACAGGCACGTAGTCAAACTGTGCCAGTCCCACATCTTTGGGCACATCAATTAATACTGGCCCCGGACGCCCAGTGATGGCGATGTGGAATGCTTCCGCCACAATCCGCGCCATGTCTCTGGGATCGCGCACTACATAAGAATGCTTAACAATCGGCAGCGTAATTCCGTATATATCAGTTTCCTGAAATGCATCACTGCCTATTACATAACTCGGTACTTGTCCGGTGACTATCACCATCGGAATCGAGTCCATCTGCGCTGTGGCAATGCCTGTCACCAGGTTAGTTGCCCCGGGGCCAGAGGTTGCAAAACAAACGCCCACTTGGCCAGTAGCACGAGCATAACCATCAGCCGCGTGAGCCGCTCCTTGCTCGTGTCTCACCAAGATATGCTTGATGCCACCTGCTGCTTCGGCTTTGTACAATTCGTCGTAGATGGGCAGAATCGCGCCACCTGGATAGCCGAAAATATGTTTAACGCCATGCCGCTTGAGACTATCAATGAGGGCGAAACCCCCTGTCTGGCGACTACTGACTTTAGTTAGCAATTCTTTCTCCGAAACGCTTTGCGATCGCACTCCTAACCTCTCAAAATTTCTAAGGTTTTTTCTTAATTTTGTATCTAATGCTGCACTACCGACTGGAACGTAATATTCCACTCTAATCCTAATATCAGCTCCTGTCGATACGCTGACAGGATGAATCTATTTGTTTATTTTTTTCCCCGGGGCTATTTTCCTTCGCTTGCCGCGATTCAGGCTTCTTAACGACAGCCCCGCCCACAACTTGTATCTAATAATACACTATTTTTATTTATTGGCTTAACTTAAGCTTAAATTATCCAAATATATTTTAATTATTAAAATAGAAATCTGTAAGTACCAAAAAACATATATAAAGTCAAGTAGAAAAAATAAAAACTTTTGGGTGCAGTTATCTAACGTCTATACTAAGACGAAAGCGACGTGCGGCTTAGAGAACTTTTGATTTTGGAAAAGTGGTTGTGGACAATCTGGAAGTAATTGGCATAGATTTGGGGGGAACTGCAATTAAGCTGGGGCGGTTCGGCTCTGATGGTACGTGCTTGCAGTCTTTGAGCGTGGCGACGCCGCAGCCTGCGACACCGACGGCTGTTTTAGATGCTATGGCACTAGCGATCGCCCGCGTAGATAACGAGCATAAAGCGATCGCGATCGGCGTCGGGACTCCCGGCCCAGTTGATGCCTCTGGTAGAATAGCAAAAGTTGCCATTAATTTGGCAGGCT
Above is a window of Microcoleus sp. FACHB-831 DNA encoding:
- a CDS encoding TIGR02921 family PEP-CTERM protein, with translation MKKMLNILFHTIFWLWNATFLIIVYAIILPLIGSSLLQATFAGAIPSEFLITFVSLIGVPTACTLLGAWRFRKQPLELMRLFYGVEAPLFLLCLLRLFVLRELTPASTLILGAAIACILAFLVELLYGYAERNRSLAYMQAIAHSLMLLFGVYVGVLLLFYAVPAAAVVVINSGNYVGLFLRALIEQPFIAIWYTFYFLLSFVLFGLSSTLFLAMPWMLARSYIVSGYRLLSTFGAQYGQKRALQVALASVSAIAILFISFQQQPQVKAFQLLENPAQTDSAKQTLIAKSDSIRPGLINAYLSSYRYLSSIEENDHIKVMYQSVFSLPDQFCQFLQNSYNQLMSPFLYNGSRSDIEKAEKLYAEFFDAPIQKAEKSAIIHALQSTVNEDEAKAGLLNIGQKKVWLAQQQVTVEPQGDWANVELYEVYKNQTYDVEEVLYYFSLPESAALTGVWLGDTKNRANRFSFTVSPRGAAQKVYNQQVNRYRPVDPALLEQVGPRQYRLRAFPVPAKLPPGQQPWGQRPSEMHLWLTYKVMQKQSGWAIPELGEKRNIFWNKDTKRIYNGKAVASSQEDWLPSFLPATGQYQPKLHQVNLADGYQISAKPLSKQDYSLPQGKRFALILDTSRSMSDRAKEVSETLTWLNKQGFADSSVANNDADLYVTAPSGMQPKRIDDISKFDAAKMTFYGTLSHKQMLRQFVQLRGDTSYDGILLVTDEGSYELSDDSKLDVPPLSAPLWMVHLGAVSPAYDDDTLKAIQDSGGGVCMELSEVLERIATKAALGSSAVSVVDGYAWFMEKPASKTNEAEPGNNSNPKPKIQNPKSEDGFDVLAARQMVIGLSKEIGKDQLAQLDAIHAIAKTFKIVTPYSSMIVLVNDEQRKALKQAEADKDRFERKVENGKEQLSQPNNPLNAAMPEPIPEPEIIGGLVAGAMFLFAMRKRRLSLR
- a CDS encoding TIGR02921 family PEP-CTERM protein, translating into MKTLLNKIFHAIFWIANITFLLVAWVGIGSKDGAYLIGATLAGREIERQLLTTLISLIAISTMCTVIGLRRLRKQPLQLIRLFYGVEAPLFVLCLLRLYLPYLVGFQLSEFTHANFLLILGTFVVCIVAFYLEVLYGYAERHRAIAWLQMLVHSLMPGIGIFVGVALFYAVPTAAFLGFSSLPYLWRGGLWEMWSNSLWQPVAYLLFVFSCILFVFLPSILASYYIQSGYRILRAFSAQYGKNRTIVGSVTVVAAWAILCSSTLLSEQPQIKAFNLLENPPQTDSARQELLAKSDIIRTGLLNAYLSPYRYIGTTEELNQRRFLHEYAVNLPDPLKRVQGNYNRLMWPISLQFWYEGSRSDSQKAEKLYAEFFDQPIQKAEQPTILNALQSRFNPGEAQAGLLDIDQKNVWLAQQQVTVEPQGDWANVELYEVYKNQTAQLEEVLYYFSLPESAVITGVWLGDTENRANRFPFIVSPRGAAQKIYTQEVRRQVDPALLEQVGPRQYRLRAFPIPAKLAPGQQGSPERPSEMHLWLTYKVMQKQSGWAMPELAEKRNIFWNKDTKRIYNGQVVESAQEDWLPSFLPATGQYQPTLHQVNLPNGYQISAKPLSKQDYLLPQGKKFAVILDSSRSMNHYSTELAETFSWLKIHGFADSQLANNDADLYVTAPAGMKPKRIDDISKFDSAKMTFYGMLQHKQMLRQFVQLRGNTSYDGILLLTDEGNYEFSDDTKLDVPPLSAPLWMVHLGAVTPAYDDDTLKAIQDSGGGVCTELSEVLEQIATKAALGPSAVSVVDGYAWFMEKPVTKAKEAEPPSIPSQVQPANKDNPKSKIQNLKSEGGFEALAARQMVIALSKQIKGDKIAELDAIHAIAKNFQIVTPYSSMIVLVNDGQREALKRAETGEDRFSRKVENDNISVPEPEIIGGLVVGGMFLFAIRKRRTVKVRKQH
- the ilvB gene encoding biosynthetic-type acetolactate synthase large subunit translates to MRSQSVSEKELLTKVSSRQTGGFALIDSLKRHGVKHIFGYPGGAILPIYDELYKAEAAGGIKHILVRHEQGAAHAADGYARATGQVGVCFATSGPGATNLVTGIATAQMDSIPMVIVTGQVPSYVIGSDAFQETDIYGITLPIVKHSYVVRDPRDMARIVAEAFHIAITGRPGPVLIDVPKDVGLAQFDYVPVEPGSVKLPGYRPTVKGNPRQINQAVKLIRGAKQPLLYVGGGAIASGSHAEIKQLAERFNIPVTTTLMGKGSFDENHTLALGMLGMHGTAYANFAVTECDLLIAVGARFDDRVTGKLDEFASRAKVIHIDIDPAEVGKNRAPEVPIVGDVRQVLIDVLRRCEELDAADNGTQTQAWLARINRWREDYPLVVPQYPDVLSPQEVIVELSRQAPQAYYTTDVGQHQMWSAQFLKNGPRRWISSAGLGTMGFGLPAAMGAKMALPDEEVICISGDASFQMNLQELGTLAQHGINVKTVIINNGWQGMVRQWQEAFHGERYSSSSMEVGMPDFELLAQAFGLKGMVVHHRDQLKDAVAEMLAHNGPVLMDVKVARNENCYPMVAPGKNNSQMIGLPQRSKLEVTELVYCTSCGAKNVTNNNFCPECGTKL